The DNA segment TCGCGTGAACGCGGCGGTGATGAAGGATCCGCGCGCGCAGAAGATCATGTCCGGGCCGACCACCTTCGATGGCCGCCGCATGGTTTACGGCGGCTTCAAGGCGCAGGTCGAGGCGTAGCCCGTAACAACCGGAGGTTCGCGATGAGCATCCCCGTCTCGCTCGAGAAGCTGCGCGCCGAGGTGGAGCGCTACGGCAGGGCGCCGTTCCTGCTCACGGTGAGCGACGACGCTCGGCCGCACAGCGTCTCGGTCGCAGTCGCGTGGGATGGCGACGCGCTCGCGATGAACCCGGGCAAGCGCACGCGCGCGAACGTGGCGGCGCGGCCCCTCGTGAGCTTGTTGTGGGCGCCGATAGAGCCCGGCGGATACAGCCTGATCGTCGACGCCGAAGGCAGCCTTCGCGGCGAGGGCGACGCCGCGCGCGTGCTCGCGCGCCCGACGCGCGCCGTGCTGCACCGCCCCGCGACGCCCGAGACCGTGCTGAAGGACGGCTGCAGCGCGGACTGCGTGCGCGTCTGACCCCACGGGACGCGCACCGGGGACGTACGTGCACCTCGGAACGCGTGAAAGTGCACGTACGTCCCAGGTGCGCGCTTTGGTGCACGTACGTCCCCTGTGCGCGCTCAGCTGCGCGGCGTCACGCGCCAGTAGCGCGTCGGGGGCGGCGGGGGCTCGCCGGGCTTCGGGTCGGGGAACTTGTACTTCGCCGCGTAGGCGAGCATGAGGCGCTCGAAGGTGTCGCCGCGCTCGTCGTAGGGAACGAGGCGGACCTCGTAGATCTTCCCGTCGATCTTCAGCCGCACGTCCGGATTCGCGTCGGCCCACGCTGGCCAGCGCTTCGTCTCGGGGTCGCGCGCGCCGAGGTAGAGGTCGCCGTCTAGCGCTGCGCACCAGATCGTGACCGAGTGCGGGAGGCCGAGGAAGCCACTCACCTCCACGGAGATTTCTTCCTGTGCGTCGGTGAAGGACCAGTCGGCCGGGAAGTCCGTCACGTCGCCTGATAAGTGCAGGCCCGGGCGCCGGTCCGAGGGGTCGATGCAGGCGCACAGCGCGAGCGCGATCCCGAGTGCGAGCCAGCGAGTTGCGAGCGACATGGCTCCTCCTTCGCGCGCGCAGCCTAGTCCGCGGCGCCGCCGCCTGCGCCATGCTTTGCGGGACTTCCGCGGTGAACGGGGTGCCGGTCGAGGTGGAGGCGATCGCGTAGTCAGGCGCCGCGCGATCCGGACTCGCGATCGTCCGCGAGGTAACGCTCCAGCTCCGCGTGGAAGTGGCGCAGGCGCTGCTCTTGCTCGCCCCACAGCTGGCCCTTGAAGCCGCGCGAGCGCACGCCGCGCTGCACTTCGGGCAGCAGCTCCGCGTCCTGCGAGAGCACTTGGCCGAGGTTTCCGTCCTCGCCGACGCCGAACTTCTCGAGCGGCGGCCGCACGCGCCCTGATAAGTCGGTGCCCTCGGGAATCCCCATCCAGTCGGGCGCCTTGTGGTGCGGGTCCTCGCTCGTCCGGATCAGCGTCATGGTGTTGTAGAAGAAGCGCTCCGGGTCGGTCGGGTGTGGCAGGAAGCGCATCAGGAACACGCCTTCCGGGTGACAGCCGATCTGCACGTTGGGGAAGATGCCCGTGGCCCAGCTGTCGGTGAGCTGACCGTCGCTGAAGT comes from the Deltaproteobacteria bacterium genome and includes:
- a CDS encoding DUF2255 family protein; the protein is MSLATRWLALGIALALCACIDPSDRRPGLHLSGDVTDFPADWSFTDAQEEISVEVSGFLGLPHSVTIWCAALDGDLYLGARDPETKRWPAWADANPDVRLKIDGKIYEVRLVPYDERGDTFERLMLAYAAKYKFPDPKPGEPPPPPTRYWRVTPRS